The Microbacterium paraoxydans genome includes a window with the following:
- a CDS encoding endonuclease/exonuclease/phosphatase family protein: MFRLLGILLTVLFAIATAVVVWPQFFRLEQTYPFAQLVAARGLVLGGFLVIAVLALLLLLARPLRGFAASILIVALLGAAATGVIGATRGFGVAALPERTDTSLRVLTWNTAGEAVSAEQIAREILEQEADVVALPETTEEVGERIALMLREQGHPMWVHHVQFRPDVEDGPQSWQTTVLVAPELGEYSVIESSKDGSNNTGSVPSAVLMPIDGDGPTIVAVHAVAPRMEEMQQWQSDLQWIADQCPAGDFILAGDFNATVDHMASLGIDGGDIGYCRDVASRTGNGMSGTWPSSFPALAGAPIDHVMASANWRPTGSAVLDDAGGSDHRALIVQLEPAG; the protein is encoded by the coding sequence ATGTTTCGACTCCTGGGGATCCTGCTGACCGTCCTGTTCGCGATCGCGACGGCGGTCGTCGTGTGGCCGCAGTTCTTCCGCCTCGAGCAGACCTACCCGTTCGCTCAGCTCGTCGCCGCCCGCGGCCTCGTGCTCGGCGGCTTCCTGGTCATCGCGGTGCTGGCGCTGCTGCTCCTGCTCGCCCGGCCGTTGCGGGGCTTCGCGGCGTCCATCCTGATCGTCGCGCTGCTCGGTGCCGCCGCGACCGGCGTGATCGGGGCGACGCGGGGGTTCGGCGTGGCTGCCCTCCCCGAGCGGACCGACACGAGCCTGCGAGTGCTCACCTGGAACACGGCGGGTGAGGCCGTCTCCGCCGAGCAGATCGCCCGGGAGATCCTGGAGCAGGAAGCCGACGTGGTGGCGCTGCCCGAGACCACCGAGGAGGTCGGCGAGCGGATCGCGCTCATGCTGCGCGAGCAGGGGCATCCCATGTGGGTGCACCACGTGCAGTTCCGCCCGGACGTGGAGGACGGCCCGCAGTCGTGGCAGACCACCGTGCTCGTGGCTCCGGAGCTCGGCGAGTACTCCGTCATCGAGTCGTCGAAGGACGGGAGCAACAACACCGGATCCGTGCCCAGCGCCGTGCTCATGCCCATCGACGGCGATGGCCCCACGATCGTCGCCGTGCATGCCGTCGCGCCGCGCATGGAGGAGATGCAGCAGTGGCAGAGCGACCTGCAGTGGATCGCCGACCAGTGCCCCGCAGGTGACTTCATCCTCGCCGGCGACTTCAATGCGACCGTGGATCATATGGCCTCCCTCGGCATCGACGGCGGCGACATCGGGTACTGCCGCGACGTCGCCTCCCGGACCGGCAACGGGATGTCCGGCACCTGGCCGAGCTCGTTCCCCGCTCTCGCCGGCGCCCCCATCGACCACGTGATGGCGTCGGCCAACTGGCGCCCCACGGGCTCCGCCGTGCTCGACGACGCCGGGGGCAGCGATCATCGCGCCCTCATCGTGCAGCTCGAGCCGGCCGGCTGA
- a CDS encoding DUF1003 domain-containing protein translates to MARKERAARLDAPGRTSTRPRSTSRDRFGRFTEWVARAMGTPAFLVILSLFCILWIGWNTLMPREVRFDDAALGFTALTLMLSLQASYAAPLILLAQNRQDDRDRVQIEQDRQRAERNLADTEYLAREIVALRMSLEERNAQVVTRDVLRQELRALLAELGDAEEKPAGGTAS, encoded by the coding sequence ATGGCACGCAAGGAGCGGGCCGCCCGCCTCGACGCGCCAGGACGGACGAGCACCCGCCCCCGGTCGACCTCGCGCGACCGCTTCGGACGCTTCACGGAATGGGTCGCCCGTGCCATGGGCACGCCGGCGTTCCTCGTCATCCTCAGCCTCTTCTGCATCCTCTGGATCGGCTGGAACACGCTCATGCCCCGCGAGGTGCGCTTCGACGACGCCGCGCTGGGCTTCACCGCGCTCACCCTCATGCTGTCGCTGCAGGCCTCGTACGCCGCACCGCTGATCCTCCTCGCGCAGAACCGCCAGGACGACCGCGACCGCGTGCAGATCGAGCAGGACCGGCAGCGCGCCGAGCGCAACCTCGCCGACACCGAGTACCTCGCCCGCGAGATCGTCGCGCTGCGGATGTCGCTGGAGGAGCGCAACGCGCAGGTGGTCACCCGCGACGTGCTGCGGCAGGAGCTCCGTGCCCTGCTGGCCGAGCTGGGCGACGCCGAGGAGAAGCCCGCAGGCGGCACCGCCTCATGA
- a CDS encoding magnesium transporter MgtE N-terminal domain-containing protein, producing MSTQRVFAARLAGCAVFDPVGDRLGKVRDVVVVYRSTAAPRVIGLVVEIPGRRHVFLSIGRVTSIRSGQVITTGLINVRRFSPRAGEVRVLAEMLGRRVSLTDGSGTAVIEDVAIEPNRLGEWAISQLFLRRPKTGASPFAKGPTTFAAWSEVTEEHAPGESQSAEQLVASYSELHAADLANTLLDLPQQRMIEVAEELSDDRLADALEEMPEDEQVHILDRLGEERAADILDQMEPDDAADLLAQLPPTQLEELLQRMEPEKAEDVRMLLRYGPDTAGGLMTPEPIILSADATVAEALALIRRHELHPALAAAVFVTLPPFETPTGRLLGLVHFQRMLRYPPHERLGAILDDSLEPVPVTASAAEVARMLASYDLVSLPVIDAAHRLVGAISIDDVLDYLLPDDWRTHDSDDVAPPVTEAR from the coding sequence GTGAGCACACAACGGGTTTTCGCCGCGCGCCTGGCAGGGTGCGCCGTCTTCGATCCCGTCGGCGACCGGCTCGGCAAGGTCCGGGACGTCGTCGTCGTGTATCGAAGTACCGCGGCCCCGCGCGTGATCGGACTGGTCGTGGAGATCCCCGGCCGGCGCCATGTGTTCCTCTCGATCGGCCGGGTCACGTCGATCCGGTCCGGGCAGGTCATCACCACCGGCCTCATCAACGTGCGGCGCTTCTCTCCCCGCGCCGGCGAGGTGCGCGTCCTCGCCGAAATGCTGGGCCGGCGGGTGAGTCTGACCGACGGCAGCGGCACCGCGGTGATCGAGGACGTGGCGATCGAGCCGAACCGTCTCGGCGAGTGGGCGATCAGTCAGCTCTTCCTGCGCCGCCCGAAGACCGGCGCGTCGCCGTTCGCCAAGGGCCCGACGACGTTCGCGGCCTGGAGCGAGGTCACCGAGGAGCACGCACCGGGCGAGTCGCAGTCCGCCGAGCAGCTCGTCGCCTCGTACTCCGAGCTGCACGCCGCGGATCTCGCCAACACGCTCCTCGACCTCCCGCAGCAGCGGATGATCGAGGTCGCGGAGGAGCTCTCCGACGATCGCCTCGCCGACGCCCTCGAGGAGATGCCGGAGGACGAGCAGGTGCACATCCTCGACCGCCTCGGCGAGGAGCGCGCGGCCGACATCCTCGATCAGATGGAGCCGGACGACGCCGCCGACCTCCTCGCCCAGCTTCCGCCCACCCAGCTGGAGGAGCTGCTCCAGCGGATGGAGCCGGAGAAGGCGGAAGACGTGCGGATGCTGCTGCGCTACGGTCCCGACACGGCCGGCGGTCTGATGACCCCGGAGCCGATCATCCTGTCCGCCGACGCCACGGTCGCCGAGGCCCTGGCGCTCATCCGCCGCCACGAGCTGCACCCGGCCCTGGCGGCAGCGGTGTTCGTGACGCTCCCACCGTTCGAGACGCCGACCGGGCGGCTGCTCGGCCTCGTGCACTTCCAGCGGATGCTGCGCTATCCGCCGCACGAGCGGCTCGGCGCCATCCTCGACGACAGCCTCGAGCCGGTGCCCGTCACCGCCTCCGCCGCCGAGGTCGCCCGCATGCTCGCCAGCTACGACCTCGTCTCCCTGCCCGTGATCGACGCGGCCCACCGCCTCGTCGGCGCGATCAGCATCGACGACGTCCTCGACTACCTGTTGCCGGACGACTGGCGCACGCACGACAGCGACGACGTCGCCCCGCCCGTGACGGAGGCGCGCTGA
- a CDS encoding general stress protein: protein MSMLNRPASGTDTGEIVASMRDYESAQKAVSKLIAGEVPARDIAIVGQSVRTVERVTGRLGYAAAARSGAINGVLIGLFLSAILVLGNPEVPIQLFVGFVLIGVAVGMLLSLITYAIVRRRRDFASVTQFAADHYEVTVQPGSLAKARQVLGAQRVAPVRPPVNLDEPPKYGERIPQGAPAPAPEPAPEPGPAPEPAPAPEPAPEPGPAPEPAPAPEPGLPPRPADPETGTPGSVR, encoded by the coding sequence ATGAGCATGCTGAATCGCCCCGCGAGCGGCACGGACACCGGTGAGATCGTCGCCTCCATGCGCGACTACGAGAGCGCGCAGAAGGCGGTGTCGAAGCTGATCGCCGGAGAGGTCCCTGCGCGCGACATCGCGATCGTCGGGCAGAGCGTGCGGACGGTCGAGCGGGTGACCGGACGGCTCGGCTACGCCGCGGCCGCGCGCTCGGGCGCGATCAACGGGGTGCTCATCGGCCTCTTCCTGTCGGCGATCCTCGTCCTGGGCAACCCCGAGGTGCCGATCCAGCTGTTCGTCGGCTTCGTCCTCATCGGCGTCGCGGTGGGCATGCTGCTGAGCCTCATCACCTACGCCATCGTGCGTCGCCGCCGTGACTTCGCGAGTGTGACGCAGTTCGCCGCGGATCACTACGAGGTGACCGTGCAGCCCGGGTCGCTGGCGAAGGCGCGGCAGGTCCTCGGCGCGCAGCGGGTCGCCCCCGTGCGTCCTCCGGTGAACCTGGACGAGCCGCCGAAGTACGGCGAGCGGATCCCGCAGGGCGCTCCTGCTCCGGCTCCTGAACCCGCTCCTGAGCCCGGCCCGGCCCCTGAGCCTGCTCCGGCCCCTGAACCGGCTCCTGAGCCCGGCCCGGCTCCTGAGCCCGCTCCCGCTCCTGAGCCCGGTCTTCCGCCGCGGCCCGCCGACCCGGAGACCGGCACCCCCGGATCCGTGCGGTGA
- a CDS encoding ferritin-like fold-containing protein, producing the protein MVKWFWQRDAAPRRTLALRSRGEQSDATRVDFAELAPELDRFLGQAAYLQLGYFETLTRLIRATPELAEKESLSRAAGAALTKHRSIVDIIAARGQDPTQLMLPFREHLDAFRRKTIGARPRETLLAVYITAGMLDDFYLALASSYGETGRRVAEILREDDARHEIVAIIQETIESDEEWRSLLSMWARRLVGDTILVCRAALRPELLAVEEARIEPVYTELMGAHARRMDAMGLAS; encoded by the coding sequence GTGGTTAAGTGGTTCTGGCAGCGCGATGCCGCGCCGCGACGCACCCTGGCGCTGCGCAGCCGCGGCGAGCAGAGCGATGCGACGCGTGTCGACTTCGCGGAGCTGGCGCCCGAGCTCGACCGGTTCCTCGGCCAGGCGGCCTACCTCCAGCTCGGGTACTTCGAGACGCTGACGCGGCTCATCCGCGCGACTCCCGAGCTGGCCGAGAAGGAGTCGCTGTCCCGGGCCGCCGGTGCCGCGCTCACCAAGCACCGGAGCATCGTCGACATCATCGCGGCACGCGGCCAGGACCCGACGCAGCTCATGCTCCCGTTCCGCGAGCACCTCGACGCGTTCCGGCGCAAGACCATCGGGGCGCGCCCGCGCGAGACCCTGCTCGCGGTCTACATCACGGCGGGCATGCTCGACGACTTCTACCTCGCGCTCGCCTCGAGCTACGGCGAGACGGGGCGGCGGGTCGCCGAGATCCTGCGCGAGGATGATGCGCGCCACGAGATCGTCGCGATCATCCAGGAGACGATCGAGAGCGACGAGGAGTGGCGCTCGCTGCTGTCCATGTGGGCACGGCGCCTCGTGGGGGACACGATCCTCGTCTGCCGTGCGGCCCTGCGGCCGGAGCTCCTCGCCGTGGAGGAGGCCCGGATCGAGCCGGTGTACACCGAGCTCATGGGAGCGCACGCGCGCCGCATGGATGCGATGGGCCTCGCGTCCTAG
- a CDS encoding aminopeptidase P family protein, which yields MSTGENDTIADETVEAPVENSSTNRKQPFPQGFLDTISTGWAERPETLPAPRAQAPYAERRRAAVSAAFPGKRLVIPAGSLKQRSNDTDYVFRAHSAFAHLTGWASDAEPDSVLVFEPTSDGHDITLYFRERADRTTTEFYADATVGEFWIGPRPSLAGVAADLQVATAHLHEFTPVDGELVLDEDEALTRFVSELRLIKDDFEIAEMRRAVAITAQGFDDIIRELPAAVAHARGERVVEGVFHRRAREDGNGEGYDTIAASGPHACYLHWTRNDGTVVPGDLILVDAGVEADSLYTADITRTLPVSGTFTDVQRRVYETVREAADAAFAAAKVGVRFRDVHAAAMAVIAERTAEWGLLPVTAEEALDADKGGQHRRYMVHGTSHHLGIDVHDCAQARREMYYDGILTPGMVFTIEPGLYFQIDDLTVPAELRGIGVRIEDDILMTEDGPVNLSADIPRTADEVEAWMARLQG from the coding sequence ATGAGCACCGGAGAAAACGACACGATCGCTGACGAGACCGTCGAAGCCCCCGTCGAGAACAGCTCGACCAACCGCAAGCAGCCCTTCCCGCAGGGCTTCCTCGACACCATCTCCACCGGCTGGGCCGAGCGTCCGGAGACGCTGCCCGCGCCGCGCGCCCAGGCTCCGTACGCCGAGCGCCGCCGCGCCGCCGTCTCGGCCGCGTTCCCCGGCAAGCGCCTCGTGATCCCCGCCGGCTCGCTCAAGCAGCGCAGCAACGACACCGACTACGTCTTCCGCGCGCACTCCGCCTTCGCGCACCTCACCGGCTGGGCCTCCGACGCGGAGCCGGACTCGGTGCTCGTCTTCGAGCCGACGTCCGACGGACACGACATCACCCTGTACTTCCGCGAGCGCGCCGACCGCACCACGACCGAGTTCTACGCCGACGCTACCGTCGGCGAGTTCTGGATCGGCCCGCGCCCGTCGCTGGCCGGCGTCGCCGCCGACCTGCAGGTGGCCACGGCGCACCTGCACGAGTTCACCCCGGTCGACGGCGAGCTCGTCCTCGACGAGGACGAGGCCCTCACGCGTTTCGTCTCCGAGCTGCGCCTCATCAAGGACGACTTCGAGATCGCCGAGATGCGCCGGGCCGTGGCGATCACGGCGCAGGGCTTCGACGACATCATCCGTGAGCTCCCGGCCGCGGTCGCGCACGCCCGGGGCGAGCGCGTCGTCGAGGGCGTCTTCCACCGCCGCGCCCGCGAGGACGGCAACGGCGAGGGCTACGACACGATCGCCGCGTCCGGGCCGCACGCGTGCTACCTGCACTGGACGCGCAACGACGGCACGGTCGTGCCGGGAGACCTCATCCTCGTCGACGCGGGCGTGGAGGCGGACAGCCTCTACACCGCTGACATCACCCGCACGCTGCCGGTGTCCGGGACGTTCACGGACGTGCAGCGCCGCGTCTACGAGACCGTGCGCGAGGCCGCCGACGCGGCTTTCGCGGCGGCGAAGGTCGGTGTCCGCTTCCGTGACGTGCACGCCGCGGCGATGGCCGTGATCGCCGAGCGCACCGCGGAGTGGGGCCTGCTCCCGGTCACCGCCGAGGAGGCCCTGGACGCGGACAAGGGCGGCCAGCACCGGCGCTACATGGTGCACGGCACGTCGCACCACCTCGGCATCGACGTGCACGACTGCGCGCAGGCGCGCCGCGAGATGTACTACGACGGCATCCTCACGCCGGGCATGGTCTTCACGATCGAGCCGGGGCTGTACTTCCAGATCGACGACCTCACGGTACCCGCCGAGCTGCGCGGCATCGGCGTCCGGATCGAGGACGACATCCTGATGACCGAGGACGGCCCGGTCAACCTCTCCGCGGACATCCCGCGCACGGCCGACGAGGTCGAAGCCTGGATGGCGCGACTGCAGGGCTGA
- a CDS encoding DUF817 domain-containing protein: MQRATSLERRVDAAARRLLRAVPTTGFRAGLAEFVVFVLKQAWACVFGAALLVVIIAARLWYPDDAALARNDALTIAAVLIQVAMLVFRLESGRELWVIVLFHITGTAMELFKTDVGSWAYAADGILRIGGVPLFSGFMYAAVGSYMVRVYRLFDLGFTRYPRRWMTAVLAAAIYINFFTHHWWWDARWVLLAAVVVLWLPTILHARVWRRTIRLPLLVVFAGVAVFIYLAENIGTWAGAWAYPDQAEGWQPVSLSKLSSWFLLMIISVVLVAWVYPPQVPAALLQNEGRRTEDRAAPLGRR, from the coding sequence ATGCAACGTGCCACCTCCCTGGAGCGCCGCGTCGATGCGGCCGCCCGCCGTCTCCTCCGCGCGGTGCCGACGACGGGCTTCCGCGCCGGACTCGCCGAGTTCGTCGTGTTCGTGCTCAAGCAGGCGTGGGCGTGCGTGTTCGGCGCGGCGCTCCTGGTGGTGATCATCGCGGCCCGCCTCTGGTATCCCGACGACGCGGCGCTCGCCCGCAACGACGCCCTGACGATCGCGGCCGTCCTGATCCAGGTGGCGATGCTCGTGTTCCGGCTGGAGAGCGGACGGGAGCTCTGGGTGATCGTGCTCTTCCACATCACGGGGACCGCGATGGAGCTGTTCAAGACCGACGTCGGCTCCTGGGCGTACGCCGCGGACGGCATCCTGCGCATCGGCGGCGTCCCGCTGTTCAGCGGCTTCATGTATGCGGCGGTCGGCTCGTACATGGTGCGGGTGTACCGGCTGTTCGACCTCGGGTTCACCCGCTATCCGCGGCGGTGGATGACGGCCGTGCTGGCGGCGGCGATCTACATCAACTTCTTCACCCACCACTGGTGGTGGGACGCGCGGTGGGTGCTCCTCGCCGCCGTGGTCGTGCTCTGGCTGCCCACGATCCTGCACGCGCGCGTGTGGCGCCGCACCATCCGCCTTCCGCTCCTGGTCGTGTTCGCCGGCGTCGCGGTGTTCATCTACCTCGCCGAGAACATCGGCACGTGGGCGGGCGCCTGGGCCTACCCGGACCAGGCGGAGGGATGGCAGCCGGTGTCGCTGAGCAAGCTCAGTTCCTGGTTCCTGCTGATGATCATCTCGGTCGTGCTCGTCGCCTGGGTCTACCCGCCGCAGGTCCCGGCTGCGCTCCTGCAGAACGAGGGGCGCCGCACGGAAGACCGTGCGGCGCCCCTCGGACGACGATGA
- a CDS encoding PHP domain-containing protein: MPVPPAGPADLHLHSNHSDGTETPAEVMRQAHRHGVRTAALTDHDRTTGWAEAGDAAAALGMTFLPGMELSAKHEWRSVHVLGYLFDPEDAALRAETDRIRNDRIGRAERIVRNIGRDYDLHWDDVLAQTTLDATVGRPHIADALVARGIVRDRGEAFDGILHPREGYYEPHYAPDPLTAVRLLTEAGGVAIIAHPVTAGRDRMMPMPYIERLLDAGLAGFEVDHRENTAAGKRLLRELAERHDLIVTGSSDYHGTGKPNVPGENTTTEDMVARIIDRATGTPPRRP, translated from the coding sequence ATGCCCGTTCCGCCCGCCGGTCCCGCCGACCTGCACCTGCATTCCAACCACTCCGACGGCACCGAGACGCCCGCCGAGGTCATGAGACAGGCGCATCGGCACGGGGTGCGGACCGCGGCGCTCACGGATCACGACCGCACCACCGGCTGGGCGGAGGCCGGCGACGCCGCCGCCGCCCTGGGCATGACCTTCCTCCCGGGCATGGAGCTCTCCGCCAAGCACGAATGGCGCAGCGTGCACGTGCTCGGCTACCTCTTCGATCCGGAGGATGCGGCGCTGCGGGCCGAGACCGACCGGATCCGGAACGACCGGATCGGGCGCGCGGAGCGCATCGTCCGCAACATCGGCCGCGACTACGACCTGCACTGGGACGACGTCCTCGCCCAGACGACGCTCGACGCGACGGTCGGCCGTCCCCACATCGCCGATGCCCTGGTGGCCCGCGGCATCGTGCGCGATCGGGGGGAGGCCTTCGACGGCATCCTGCACCCGCGGGAGGGCTACTACGAGCCCCACTACGCGCCGGACCCGCTGACCGCCGTGAGACTGCTCACCGAGGCGGGAGGCGTGGCGATCATCGCGCATCCCGTGACGGCGGGCCGCGATCGGATGATGCCGATGCCGTACATCGAGCGGCTGCTCGACGCCGGGCTGGCCGGGTTCGAGGTGGACCATCGAGAGAACACGGCCGCCGGCAAGCGGCTCCTTCGCGAGCTGGCGGAACGGCACGACCTCATCGTCACCGGGTCCAGCGACTACCACGGCACGGGCAAGCCCAACGTGCCGGGGGAGAACACCACCACGGAGGACATGGTGGCCCGCATCATCGACCGGGCCACGGGTACCCCACCGCGGCGTCCCTGA
- a CDS encoding DUF3107 domain-containing protein, with the protein MEIRIGIINTGRELSFDTAATADEVRTQVSAALEQSASHLSFADVKGNSYIVPTANLAYIELGTEESRRVGFVA; encoded by the coding sequence GTGGAAATCCGCATCGGCATCATCAACACCGGCCGCGAGCTGAGCTTCGACACCGCTGCCACGGCGGACGAGGTCCGCACCCAGGTCTCCGCGGCACTCGAGCAGAGCGCCTCGCACCTGAGCTTCGCCGACGTGAAGGGCAACTCCTACATCGTGCCGACCGCGAACCTCGCCTACATCGAGCTGGGCACCGAGGAGTCGCGTCGCGTGGGCTTCGTCGCCTGA
- a CDS encoding DEAD/DEAH box helicase, whose amino-acid sequence MTSFAELGIDQDIVDALAAKGIVDAFPIQEQTIPLGLPGQDIIGQAKTGTGKTFGFGIPVVQRLGKDPEPGVKALIVVPTRELAVQVYEDIDLLTSNRSTSVVAIYGGKAYEGQIDQLKAGAQIVVGTPGRLIDLAGQRLLDLSNATEVVLDEADKMLDLGFLADIEKIFQKVPAVRHTQLFSATMPGPIVALARRFMTNPIHIRANDPDEGLTQANIKHLVYRAHSLDKDEVIARILQAEGRGKTVIFTRTKRAAQRLVDELTDRGFNVGGVHGDMGQDQRERSMAAFKAGKKDVLVATDVAARGIDVDDVTHVINHTIPDEEKTYLHRAGRTGRAGKTGIAVTFVDWEDLHKWALINRALEFGQPEPIETYSSSPHLYTDLDIPEGTKGRLVSAPKKEAVKTERSRRPERAADAAAEGTGEGGTRRRRRRRTGSTPVGSTFAEGATEGGSAEGSTAQTADRGAEGAGTHDGAGKEHHDGKPAPARRRRRRRGGSGSGAAPVTGA is encoded by the coding sequence GTGACAAGTTTCGCCGAACTCGGCATCGACCAGGACATCGTCGACGCACTGGCAGCGAAGGGCATCGTCGATGCCTTCCCCATCCAGGAGCAGACCATCCCCCTCGGCCTCCCCGGCCAGGACATCATCGGGCAGGCCAAGACCGGTACCGGCAAGACGTTCGGCTTCGGCATCCCGGTCGTGCAGCGACTCGGGAAGGACCCGGAGCCGGGCGTCAAGGCCCTCATCGTCGTCCCCACCCGCGAGCTCGCGGTGCAGGTCTACGAGGACATCGACCTCCTCACGAGCAACCGCTCCACGAGCGTCGTCGCCATCTACGGCGGCAAGGCCTACGAGGGCCAGATCGACCAGCTCAAGGCCGGCGCGCAGATCGTCGTCGGCACGCCGGGCCGTCTCATCGACCTCGCCGGCCAGCGCCTGCTCGATCTCTCGAACGCGACCGAGGTCGTGCTCGACGAGGCCGACAAGATGCTCGACCTCGGCTTCCTCGCCGACATCGAGAAGATCTTCCAGAAGGTACCGGCGGTGCGGCACACCCAGCTGTTCTCCGCGACCATGCCCGGCCCGATCGTCGCGCTCGCGCGGCGGTTCATGACCAACCCCATCCACATCCGCGCGAACGATCCGGACGAGGGTCTGACGCAGGCGAACATCAAGCACCTCGTCTACCGCGCGCACTCGCTCGACAAGGACGAGGTCATCGCGCGCATCCTGCAGGCCGAGGGGCGCGGCAAGACCGTGATCTTCACGCGGACCAAGCGCGCGGCCCAGCGCCTCGTCGACGAGCTCACCGACCGCGGCTTCAACGTGGGCGGCGTGCACGGCGACATGGGCCAGGACCAGCGCGAGCGCTCCATGGCCGCGTTCAAGGCCGGCAAGAAGGACGTGCTCGTGGCGACGGATGTGGCCGCGCGCGGTATCGACGTGGATGACGTCACGCACGTCATCAACCACACGATCCCCGACGAGGAGAAGACCTACCTGCACCGCGCGGGACGCACCGGCCGCGCGGGGAAGACCGGCATCGCCGTCACGTTCGTCGACTGGGAGGACCTGCACAAGTGGGCCCTCATCAACCGCGCCCTCGAGTTCGGCCAGCCCGAGCCCATCGAGACCTACTCCTCGAGCCCGCACCTCTACACCGACCTCGACATCCCCGAGGGGACGAAGGGCCGGCTCGTGAGCGCGCCGAAGAAGGAGGCGGTCAAGACCGAGCGCTCCCGTCGCCCGGAGCGCGCTGCCGACGCCGCCGCCGAAGGGACCGGGGAGGGCGGCACGCGCCGCCGTCGCCGCCGCCGGACGGGTTCCACGCCCGTCGGCTCGACCTTCGCCGAAGGGGCGACCGAGGGCGGGTCCGCCGAGGGCTCGACCGCGCAGACCGCCGACCGGGGCGCCGAGGGCGCCGGCACGCACGACGGCGCCGGCAAGGAGCACCACGACGGCAAGCCCGCTCCCGCGCGTCGCCGCCGCCGTCGTCGCGGCGGCTCCGGCAGCGGAGCGGCACCCGTCACGGGCGCCTGA
- a CDS encoding alpha/beta hydrolase family protein, with protein sequence MTPVPSAVRIEVALPAGATPVSADWTPGTRDDVVLIAHGAGAGKDHPFLVGFDLALAALGYSTLRFSFPYAEQGRRMPGPAAHAVATWEAAVAEARARAPHAAVWATGKSYGGRMASLAVAEGLVVDGLVYLGYPLHPPGRPDKPRIAHLPSITVPQLFVEGTADPFIQPIAQLEEAVASCHDARVHWVEGGGHSFEVKGRRRPSADVAADLAPVVDAFVSTLRG encoded by the coding sequence GTGACCCCGGTGCCCTCCGCCGTCCGGATCGAGGTCGCCCTGCCCGCCGGCGCGACCCCGGTATCCGCCGACTGGACGCCGGGCACCCGCGATGACGTCGTGCTGATCGCCCACGGGGCCGGGGCGGGGAAGGATCACCCCTTCCTCGTCGGCTTCGACCTGGCCCTCGCCGCACTCGGCTACTCGACGCTGCGTTTCTCCTTCCCGTACGCCGAGCAGGGGCGCCGCATGCCCGGTCCCGCCGCCCACGCGGTCGCGACGTGGGAGGCCGCGGTCGCCGAAGCCCGTGCACGGGCGCCGCATGCGGCCGTGTGGGCGACCGGGAAGTCCTACGGCGGGCGCATGGCGTCCCTGGCCGTCGCAGAGGGGCTCGTCGTGGACGGCCTCGTCTACCTCGGCTACCCGCTCCACCCGCCGGGGCGTCCGGACAAGCCGCGGATCGCCCATCTCCCCTCGATCACCGTCCCGCAGCTCTTCGTGGAGGGCACCGCGGACCCGTTCATCCAGCCGATCGCCCAGCTCGAGGAGGCCGTCGCGTCCTGTCACGACGCGCGGGTGCACTGGGTCGAGGGTGGCGGCCACTCCTTCGAGGTGAAGGGCCGGCGGCGGCCGTCGGCGGACGTCGCCGCGGACCTGGCGCCCGTGGTCGACGCCTTCGTCAGCACGCTGCGGGGGTGA